Sequence from the Helianthus annuus cultivar XRQ/B chromosome 13, HanXRQr2.0-SUNRISE, whole genome shotgun sequence genome:
ACACGTGAGGGgaggggaggagagagaaaatatatgTTCGTGCGGATATTAACCTGTTCCTAGGTCTTCTACAGTGAATCCCAGAAACCCTAAAATGAAAACCGAAATTTTGTAGAACAAACATAAGAAATTGATCATATGATCTATTCTAGTCTTTAAGTTTCCCCAAAAAAATTGAAACTTGTAAATTAAATCAATTAATAAATACATCAAAATAGTGTCTATATATAATATGTAGACCTTATTTTATTTTCAGTTGAGAGCTGCAAGATGGATGTAATATTGTGTATATATcttttatgtatatttaaaaaaaaacatttgtggTTTTTTGCTTGTGATTAATTACGTGCTTAATTTGCAGTTAGATGATTGGGTGTTATGCCGGATCTACAAGAAGAGTAACATGCAGAGAGCGGTGGAAGTTGACGGTGGTGGCGGTAGTGATCTCACCATGACCGGTGGGATATTATCATCTCCACCACCAACATATAGGTCATACAACCACCAGGAACTTATGAAACCTACCACAGGGTGCACAGGGTACAATGCATTGCTTGAGAATCAAGTGCACAACACTATCTTGTTTAACAACATGTTAAATTCTCAATCCAGTGCCCGATTCGACGATAACAACCACCGACACAACCCCATTGTGTCCACCTCTAGTCTCTTTCCAATGAAACAATCAACCTCATCAGGTCTGTTTCTAACAGACAGTAACACCGACAGGAGCCCGATGGATACGCAACCAACGGAGGAAAATAATGGGACAATGGGGAGTTTTTTGACTGGGATACCACAACTGGAACAGCAAACAATGGTGGTGACTCCCGGAGAAAGCATTTTCCGGCAACCGTATCATTTGCCGGACATGAATTGGTACTCTTAGATCATTTTTGGGAAGGTGGTTGAATGGAATGGAATTTGAATATAGTTATGAAAAGATGGTTTCTTTTTTTGTTAATTTTGCTATGACAAGTTTGCTTAAGCAGTGATAAATTTAGCTAGACAAGATAAAGACCACAAATATGTAGATAGAGGCACATTATTGTTCTCTagaaaaaataacatattttatacATGTATATTGAATAAATTGTATTTTGGTATTTTAACAAGTATGTGTATGATTTTAAGAAATCttgaatctttttttttttttttttcaccataTTGTATTACATGCATGAAATAATGTGGATTGCATGATCTAGAGTGAAGATAATACTGTGACAAACACCATCTCCAACGGAGGCTTATGAACACCCATGCATGCCGAGTCTACCCGCCTCTCATAGACCTTACTGATAGCACCCTTTGTGACGTGCGGCATAGGCAA
This genomic interval carries:
- the LOC110898895 gene encoding NAC transcription factor 25, which codes for MDDSLQQPQLPPGFRFHPTDEELVVHYLQRKEAAAPLPVAIIADIDLYKFDPWELPAKAAFGEHEWYFFSHRDRKYPNGARPNRTATSGYWKATGTDKPVWTAGGTQKVGVKKALVFYGGKPPKGVKTNWIMHEYRLTDGKSVCKQPAYDTSKNKGSLRLDDWVLCRIYKKSNMQRAVEVDGGGGSDLTMTGGILSSPPPTYRSYNHQELMKPTTGCTGYNALLENQVHNTILFNNMLNSQSSARFDDNNHRHNPIVSTSSLFPMKQSTSSGLFLTDSNTDRSPMDTQPTEENNGTMGSFLTGIPQLEQQTMVVTPGESIFRQPYHLPDMNWYS